In Acetomicrobium sp. S15 = DSM 107314, the following are encoded in one genomic region:
- the rplV gene encoding 50S ribosomal protein L22, which translates to MEAKAIAKGVRVSPFKVRQTLTLIRGKDVGEAMMALRYTPKKTARIVEKVLRSAVANAEYNHGLDVDKLVVKKAFADQGSSMRRWRAVSMGRAHPYRHRTSHITIVVSER; encoded by the coding sequence ATGGAGGCAAAAGCAATAGCTAAGGGAGTTAGGGTTTCCCCCTTTAAAGTACGGCAGACGCTTACTTTGATAAGAGGCAAGGACGTGGGAGAAGCGATGATGGCCTTGCGCTACACCCCCAAGAAGACAGCGCGCATCGTAGAGAAAGTTCTGCGCAGCGCCGTGGCGAATGCGGAGTACAATCACGGCCTCGACGTGGACAAACTCGTAGTGAAGAAGGCCTTTGCGGATCAGGGGAGCAGTATGCGTCGATGGCGAGCGGTTTCTATGGGACGGGCTCACCCATATCGCCATAGAACCAGTCATATCACTATAGTGGTGTCTGAACGCTAA
- the rpsS gene encoding 30S ribosomal protein S19 translates to MARSRKKGPYVDPKLLRKIEEMNETGKKRVIKTWSRRSTVVPSMIGHTIAIHNGKTHLPIYITEHMVGHKLGEFSPTRRFGGHAGQERATRVR, encoded by the coding sequence ATGGCTCGTTCCAGGAAAAAGGGGCCCTACGTGGACCCGAAGCTTTTGCGCAAGATAGAAGAGATGAACGAGACCGGCAAGAAGAGGGTTATAAAGACCTGGTCGAGGCGGTCTACTGTAGTGCCGAGCATGATAGGACACACTATAGCCATACACAACGGAAAAACTCACTTGCCGATATACATAACCGAGCATATGGTGGGGCACAAACTGGGAGAGTTCTCTCCCACTCGCCGCTTCGGTGGTCATGCCGGCCAAGAACGCGCTACTCGGGTGAGATAA